In a single window of the Thunnus albacares chromosome 1, fThuAlb1.1, whole genome shotgun sequence genome:
- the katnb1 gene encoding katanin p80 WD40 repeat-containing subunit B1 — MAAASTTKISWRLQEFEAHSSSVSCLALGKSSGRLLATGGEDCRVNIWAVSKANCIMSLTGHKNPVECVQFNLSEEQVVAGSQSGSIRVWDLEAAKILRTLMGHKANITSLGFHPFGDFLASSSMDTNIKLWDVRRKGYVFRYKGHTQAVRSLAFSPDGKWLASASDDCTVKLWDLTQGKTITEFRSHTAAVNIVQFHPNEYLLASGSSDRSTKLWDLEKFSMIGSLEGDTSPVRCIFFSPDGGCLFSGATDSLRVYGWEPDRCFDVVPVGWGKVSDLAACNQQLIGVSHQLSSVSSYVVDLKRVKKSGGSVIQGIIQDNQPLTEPKDPKGTALRRNYERPTTTCSSQRVKQSSDADRRSPEGERRSPSEDEADDKNVSSAEIHNAEDYKEIFQPKNAISRTPPKMSEPFPAPPEDETVLAIGRQLRDMIAPFPDKQLTSPLASSTPVQRVEPTVVSCVKRPSAVAPAFSNPPVSDPPPPPQPPVTAAKTKPQPKIILSTRNEPIGLNVADFLPSSPNNRGGALSDEEALSQIKKGHDTMCVMLSSRHKNLQTVRAVWAREDIKSALDTAVSMNDLSIVVDILNIINLQPSLWKLDLCTTILPQIDKLLQSKYESYMQTGCTSLKLIMKHFWMLISDTLKATPSVGVDITREERHHKCRVCCKQLKNLSNMVKNKAAQVGRHGSAFKELQLLMAPLDDSL; from the exons ATGGCCGCGGCCAGCACCACCAAGATCTCATGGCGACTGC AGGAGTTCGAGGCTCATTCCAGCAGCGTCTCCTGTCTGGCTCTGGGGAAAAGCTCCGGACGCCTGCTGGCCACAGGAGGAGAGGACTGCAGGGTCAACATCTGGGCTGTCAGCAAGGCCAACTGTATCATG AGTTTGACTGGTCACAAGAACCCAGTGGAGTGTGTCCAGTTCAACTTGTCAGAGGAGCAGGTCGTCGCTGGTTCACAGTCTGGATCAATACGAGTCTGGGACCTGGAGGCCGCCAAGA TTTTAAGGACTCTGATGGGACACAAAGCCAACATCACCAGTCTGGGCTTCCATCCGTTTGGAGACTTTCTGGCCTCGAGCTCCATGGACACAAACATCAAg CTCTGGGACGTGCGGAGGAAAGGATACGTGTTCAGGTACAAG GGTCACACTCAGGCGGTGAGGAGTCTGGCCTTCAGTCCTGATGGGAAGTGGTTGGCTTCAGCCAGCGACGACTGCACGGTGAAG CTGTGGGACCTGACTCAGGGGAAAACCATCACAGAGTTCAGATCTCACACCGCGGCCGTCAACATCGTCCAGTTTCACCCCAACGAGTACCTGCTGGCGTCCGGCAGCTCCGACAG ATCCACTAAGCTTTGGGATCTGGAGAAGTTTTCCATGATCGGATCGCTGGAGGGAGACACCAGTCCCGTCAG GTGTATATTTTTCAGCCCGGATGGCGGCTGTCTGTTCAGCGGAGCCACAGACTCTCTGCGGGTTTACGGCTGGGAGCCCGACCGCTGCTTCGACGTGGTGCCGGTGGGCTGGGGCAAAGTGTCCGACCTGGCGGCCTGCAACCAGCAGCTG ATCGGAGTGTCTCACCAGCTCTCCAGCGTCTCGTCCTACGTGGTGGATCTGAAGAGGGTGAAGAAGAGCGGCGGCTCTGTGATCCAGGGAATCATCCAGGACAACCAGCCGCTCACAGAGCCAAAGGATCCCAAAGGAACCGCGCTGCGCAGGAACTACGAGCGACCCACAACCACCTGCAGCTCGCAGAG ggtgaAGCAGAGTTCAGACGCTGATAGGCGGAGCCCCGAAGGTGAGAGGCGGAGCCCCAGCGAGGACGAAGCGGACGATAAAAACGTGTCTTCGGCCGAGATCCACAACGCGGAAGATTACAAGGAGATCTTCCAGCCGAAGAACGCCATCT CTCGTACTCCTCCCAAGATGTCGGAGCCTTTCCCCGCTCCACCAGAGGACG aaACCGTTTTGGCGATCGGCCGTCAGCTGAGGGACATGATAGCTCCTTTTCCCGACAAGCAGCTG ACTTCTCCGCTGGCCTCGTCCACACCTGTCCAGAGGGTGGAGCCTACGGTGGTCTCCTGTGTGAAGCGCCCCTCAGCCGTGGCCCCGGCGTTCTCCAACCCCCCCGTCTCTGACCCGCCGCCGCCCCCTCAGCCTCCCGTCACCGCCGCCAAGACCAAACCACAACCCAAGATCATCCTCAGCACCAGGAACGAGCCCATCGGACTGAACGTGGCCGACTTCCTGCCT TCGTCACCCAACAACAGAGGCGGAGCGCTGAGTGACGAGGAGGCTCTGTCTCAGATCAAGAAAGGTCACGACACCATGTGCGTGATGCTGAGCAGCCGACACAAGAACCTGCAGACGGTCCGAGCCGTTTGGGCCCGCGAGGACATCAAG AGCGCTCTGGACACCGCCGTCTCCATGAATGACCTTTCTATTGTTGTGGACATCCTCAACATCATCAACCTCCAGCC GTCTCTGTGGAAACTGGATCTGTGTACGACGATTCTTCCTCAGATCGACAAACTGCTGCAGAGTAAATACGAGAG CTACATGCAGACCGGCTGCACATCTCTGAAGCTCATCATGAAACATTTCTGGATGCTGATCTCAGACACGCTGAAGGCGACGCCGTCCGTCGGGGTCGACATCACACGAGAGGAGCG acaCCACAAGTGCAGAGTTTGCTGCAAGCAGCTGAAGAACCTGAGCAACATGGTGAAGAACAAGGCGGCGCAGGTCGGTCGCCACGGCAGCGCCTTCAAAGAGCTGCAGCTGCTCATGGCGCCGCTGGACGACTCGCTCTGA